In one Salipiger abyssi genomic region, the following are encoded:
- a CDS encoding gamma-glutamyl kinase, whose translation MLVFWKARLVLLAVPKTGSSAYERALAPHAAMTVLDPPELKHAPVYRYNRFFRPMFEKMGVEHMELMAVIREPISWLGSWYRYRQRGFLEGRPTSTRGISFDAFVDAYARGERPPYANVGSQAKFVEPRPNGTNVSQLFRYENQAGIIGFLEERLGVTLDLPRENVSPRADLALSPATEAKLRRKCAADFEIWERAQ comes from the coding sequence ATGCTGGTATTCTGGAAAGCGCGGCTGGTGCTGCTGGCGGTGCCCAAGACGGGCAGCTCGGCCTATGAGCGGGCGCTGGCGCCGCATGCGGCGATGACGGTGCTCGACCCGCCGGAGCTGAAACATGCACCGGTCTATCGCTATAACCGCTTCTTCCGCCCGATGTTCGAGAAGATGGGCGTGGAACATATGGAGCTTATGGCGGTGATCCGCGAGCCGATTTCCTGGCTCGGCTCCTGGTACAGATACCGCCAGCGCGGCTTTCTCGAAGGCCGTCCGACCTCGACCCGGGGCATCAGTTTCGACGCATTTGTCGATGCCTATGCGCGCGGCGAGCGCCCGCCCTACGCCAATGTCGGCAGCCAGGCGAAATTCGTCGAGCCGCGCCCCAACGGCACCAATGTCTCGCAGCTCTTCCGGTACGAGAACCAGGCGGGAATCATCGGCTTTCTCGAAGAGCGGCTGGGCGTGACGCTGGATCTGCCGCGCGAGAATGTCTCGCCGCGCGCCGATCTGGCGCTATCGCCGGCGACCGAGGCCAAGCTGCGGCGCAAATGCGCCGCCGATTTCGAAATCTGGGAGCGCGCGCAATAG
- a CDS encoding hybrid sensor histidine kinase/response regulator — MVLLALACFGSVMALPAGAAQIGLLAAGAGFATLAALVALGHLLRRRRGARDFAAIVRFSQDVPTPIFVTDESETVIFANAAACDRFGAPEARPLAAVLNASIASAEGVMHRLRLAAGDNDSGAAREDVTTHAGRFRLSLHLGFGGRAIWRVDPRAGPDRDAGAGAADEAELPLLTLGRSGAVLYMNGRARAVLGRRVKRIEDVLEDPPLSSGAVHRFVTPDGHRSFTVRCADAGIGRQELILHPVETAQGDTPDMTGFDALPVPLLRLGADGTVLRANAVACRLLAVEHADGGCVTDYMEGLGRSITDWLSEAAAGRGLHRSEFLRLTRADREIYVQVTLNQVHNNGRPELVAVLNDATELKTLEAQFVQSQKMQAIGQLAGGVAHDFNNLLTAISGHCDLLLLRHDQGDPDYGDLVQINQNANRAAALVGQLLAFSRKQTLRPEVLDLRDTLSDLTHLLNRLVGEKVQLTLSHDPVLPTIRGDRRQLEQVMMNLVVNARDAMPEGGEITIETERRTLLDPLKRDRALVEPGEYAAVKVIDRGAGIPQDKLQKVFEPFYTTKRTGEGTGLGLSTVYGIVKQTGGFIFVDSVIGQGSCFTLLFPAYDAPAQLPPPQHREKPRKRAQQGNGVVLLVEDEAPVRAFAARALRLRGYTVIEAGTAEDALDTLADDMVRVDIFVTDVVMPGMDGPTWVRKALEARPGTRVVFVSGYAEDVFAEGEDEVPNSVFLPKPFSLNQLTETVQRQLH; from the coding sequence ATGGTGCTGCTGGCGCTTGCCTGTTTCGGCAGCGTCATGGCGCTGCCCGCCGGCGCCGCTCAGATCGGCCTGCTGGCGGCGGGGGCGGGTTTTGCCACGCTGGCGGCGCTTGTGGCGCTCGGCCATCTGCTGCGCCGCCGTCGTGGCGCCCGGGATTTCGCCGCCATCGTGCGGTTCTCTCAGGACGTGCCCACCCCGATCTTCGTCACCGATGAAAGCGAGACGGTGATTTTCGCCAATGCCGCCGCCTGCGACCGGTTCGGCGCGCCAGAGGCGCGGCCGCTCGCCGCAGTGCTGAATGCCAGTATCGCCAGCGCCGAGGGGGTGATGCACCGGCTCAGGCTCGCCGCCGGCGACAATGACAGCGGCGCCGCGCGCGAGGACGTGACCACCCATGCCGGGCGGTTCCGCCTGTCGCTGCATCTGGGCTTCGGCGGGCGGGCGATCTGGCGCGTCGATCCGCGTGCCGGCCCGGACCGTGACGCCGGCGCCGGCGCCGCGGACGAGGCGGAGCTGCCGCTGCTCACGCTCGGGCGCAGCGGGGCGGTGCTCTATATGAACGGGCGCGCCCGCGCGGTGCTGGGCCGGCGCGTCAAGCGTATCGAGGATGTGCTCGAGGATCCGCCGCTCAGCTCCGGTGCTGTACACCGCTTCGTCACGCCGGACGGGCATCGCAGCTTTACGGTGCGCTGCGCAGATGCCGGGATCGGTCGGCAGGAGCTGATCCTGCACCCGGTCGAAACGGCGCAGGGCGATACGCCCGACATGACGGGGTTCGACGCGCTGCCGGTGCCGCTGTTGCGGCTCGGCGCCGATGGCACGGTGCTGCGCGCCAATGCCGTCGCCTGTCGGCTGCTCGCGGTGGAGCACGCCGATGGCGGTTGCGTTACCGACTATATGGAGGGGCTGGGTCGCTCGATCACCGACTGGCTCAGCGAGGCGGCGGCGGGGCGCGGGCTGCATCGCTCGGAATTCCTGCGCCTGACCCGCGCCGATCGCGAAATCTATGTCCAGGTCACGCTGAATCAGGTGCATAACAATGGTCGGCCCGAGCTGGTGGCGGTGCTGAACGACGCCACCGAGCTGAAGACGCTCGAGGCGCAGTTCGTGCAAAGTCAGAAGATGCAGGCAATCGGTCAGCTCGCCGGCGGTGTGGCGCATGATTTCAACAATCTGCTCACCGCGATTTCTGGACATTGCGACCTGCTGCTCCTGCGCCACGATCAGGGCGATCCCGATTACGGCGATCTGGTGCAGATCAACCAGAACGCCAACCGCGCCGCCGCGCTTGTCGGCCAGCTCCTGGCGTTTTCGCGCAAGCAGACCCTGCGCCCCGAGGTGCTCGACCTGCGCGACACGCTGTCCGACCTCACCCATCTTCTGAACCGGCTGGTCGGAGAAAAGGTGCAGCTCACGCTCAGCCACGACCCGGTGCTGCCGACGATCCGCGGCGACCGCCGGCAGCTCGAACAGGTGATGATGAACCTGGTGGTCAATGCCCGCGACGCCATGCCCGAGGGCGGCGAGATCACCATCGAGACCGAGCGCCGCACGCTGCTCGACCCGCTCAAGCGCGACCGCGCGCTGGTCGAGCCGGGCGAATATGCCGCGGTCAAGGTGATCGACCGCGGCGCGGGCATCCCGCAGGACAAGCTGCAAAAGGTGTTCGAGCCGTTCTACACCACCAAGCGCACCGGTGAGGGCACGGGGCTCGGGCTTTCCACCGTCTACGGCATCGTCAAACAGACCGGCGGCTTCATCTTCGTCGACAGCGTGATCGGGCAGGGCAGCTGTTTCACGCTGCTCTTTCCAGCCTACGACGCCCCGGCGCAGCTGCCCCCGCCGCAGCACCGTGAAAAGCCGCGCAAGCGCGCGCAGCAGGGCAATGGCGTGGTCCTGCTGGTGGAGGACGAGGCGCCGGTGCGCGCCTTTGCCGCCCGCGCCCTGCGTCTGCGCGGCTACACCGTGATCGAGGCGGGCACCGCCGAGGACGCGCTCGACACGCTGGCCGACGATATGGTCCGCGTGGATATCTTCGTCACCGATGTGGTCATGCCCGGCATGGACGGGCCGACTTGGGTTCGCAAGGCGCTGGAGGCGCGACCGGGCACGCGGGTGGTGTTCGTTTCGGGCTATGCGGAGGATGTCTTTGCCGAGGGCGAGGACGAGGTGCCGAACTCGGTCTTCCTGCCGAAACCCTTCTCGCTCAACCAGCTGACCGAGACGGTGCAGCGGCAATTGCACTGA
- the recA gene encoding recombinase RecA, with protein MATADLLTMDSKKNADRQKALDSALAQIERQFGKGSIMKLGGDNAMKDIEATSTGSLGLDIALGIGGLPKGRIIEIYGPESSGKTTLTLHAVAEEQKKGGVCAFVDAEHALDPQYAKKLGVDLDELLISQPDTGEQALEITDTLVRSGAVSMVVVDSVAALTPKSELEGDMGDSSVGVHARLMSQAMRKLTGSISRSNCMVIFINQIRMKIGVMFGSPETTTGGNALKFYSSVRLDIRRIGAIKDRDEVVGNSTRVKVVKNKVAPPFKQVEFDIMYGEGISKTGELLDLGVKAGVVDKSGAWYSYGDERIGQGRENAKTFLKENTRVALEIEDKIRAAHGLDFHMSEDDREGRDDDGDVMES; from the coding sequence ATGGCAACGGCAGATCTTCTGACAATGGACAGCAAGAAAAACGCAGACCGGCAAAAGGCGCTCGATTCGGCGCTGGCCCAGATCGAACGGCAATTCGGCAAGGGCTCGATCATGAAGCTTGGCGGCGACAACGCCATGAAGGATATCGAGGCCACCTCGACCGGCTCTCTGGGGCTCGACATCGCGCTGGGGATCGGCGGCCTGCCCAAAGGCCGGATCATCGAGATCTATGGCCCGGAAAGCTCGGGCAAGACGACGCTGACGCTGCACGCGGTGGCCGAGGAACAGAAAAAGGGCGGCGTCTGCGCCTTTGTCGACGCCGAGCACGCGCTTGACCCGCAATATGCCAAGAAGCTGGGCGTCGATCTTGACGAGCTGCTGATCTCGCAGCCCGACACCGGCGAGCAGGCGCTGGAAATCACCGATACGCTGGTGCGCTCCGGCGCGGTGAGCATGGTCGTGGTCGACTCGGTGGCGGCGCTGACGCCGAAATCCGAGCTCGAGGGCGACATGGGCGATTCGAGCGTCGGCGTGCATGCCCGCCTGATGAGCCAGGCGATGCGCAAGCTGACGGGCTCGATCAGCAGATCGAACTGCATGGTGATCTTCATCAACCAGATCCGCATGAAGATCGGCGTCATGTTCGGCTCGCCCGAAACCACCACCGGCGGCAACGCGCTGAAGTTCTACAGCTCCGTGCGTCTCGACATCCGCCGCATCGGCGCGATCAAGGACCGCGACGAGGTGGTGGGCAACTCGACCCGCGTGAAGGTGGTCAAGAACAAGGTGGCCCCGCCCTTCAAGCAGGTGGAATTCGACATCATGTATGGCGAGGGCATCTCCAAGACCGGCGAGCTGCTGGACCTTGGGGTGAAGGCCGGCGTGGTCGACAAATCCGGCGCCTGGTATTCCTATGGCGACGAGCGCATCGGCCAGGGCCGCGAGAACGCCAAGACCTTCCTCAAGGAAAACACCCGCGTCGCGCTGGAGATCGAGGACAAGATCCGTGCCGCACACGGGCTCGACTTCCACATGTCCGAGGACGACCGCGAGGGCCGCGACGACGATGGCGACGTGATGGAGAGCTGA
- the alaS gene encoding alanine--tRNA ligase has product MQSLNDIRSTFLGYFEKQGHQVVPSSPLVPRNDPTLMFANSGMVQFKNLFTGVEHRDYKRATTAQKCVRAGGKHNDLDNVGYTARHHTFFEMLGNFSFGDYFKSDAIPFAWELVTKELGIDAKRLLVTVYHTDDEAAEIWKSVGVPEDRIIRIATSDNFWMMGPTGPCGPCTEIFFDHGEKYWGGPPGSPEEDGDRFVEIWNLVFMQNEQFEDGSMRALDMQSIDTGMGIERVAALLQGTNDNYATDLIRALIEASADATSTDPDGPGKTHHRVIADHLRSSSFLIADGVMPSNDGRGYVLRRIMRRAMRHAHMLGSKDPVMHRLVPSLVRQMGAAYPELHRAQPLIEETLKLEETRFKQTLDRGLKLLDDELSGLPEGTKLPGASAFKLYDTYGFPLDLTQDALRERGREVDTDGFDASMAEQKAKARAAWSGTGEAGDLALWFDIAETHGATDFLGYDTESAEGQMLALVKDGKEVDALEAGESGWIVLNQTPFYGESGGQVGDTGWLRRLEDEDDIAEVTDTQKMGDGKISAHQVTVKQGRFAKNDAVAMEVDHKRRTAIRANHSATHLLHEALRRALGDHVAQRGSLNAPDRLRFDFSHAKALTAEERAQVEREVNEFIRQNSPVSTRIMTPDDARAIGAQALFGEKYGDEVRVVSMGTLAGSGKGTDGQTYSLELCGGTHVRQTGDIGTFALTSESASAAGVRRIEALTGEAAMAELRSRDKALGEIEALLKAHGPEAVSRVASLLDERRKLDNEVAQLRRDLAMAGGPGQGGGAEAREVGGVPFVAQVLTGVQGKDLPPLIDEHKARLGSGAVLLIADTGGKVAVAAGVTGDLTDKVSSVDLVKAAVAALGGKGGGGRPDLAQGGAKDAAEAEAAIAAAEAVLAG; this is encoded by the coding sequence ATGCAGAGCCTGAACGACATCCGCTCAACCTTTCTGGGCTATTTCGAGAAACAGGGCCACCAGGTGGTGCCTTCGAGCCCGCTCGTGCCGCGCAACGACCCCACGCTCATGTTCGCGAATTCCGGCATGGTGCAGTTCAAGAACCTGTTCACCGGGGTCGAGCACCGCGATTACAAGCGCGCCACCACCGCGCAGAAATGCGTGCGCGCCGGCGGCAAGCACAACGATCTCGACAATGTCGGCTATACGGCGCGGCATCATACCTTCTTCGAAATGCTGGGGAATTTCTCCTTCGGCGACTATTTCAAATCGGATGCCATCCCCTTCGCCTGGGAGCTGGTGACGAAAGAGCTGGGCATCGACGCCAAGCGCCTGCTGGTGACGGTCTATCACACCGATGACGAGGCCGCCGAGATCTGGAAGAGCGTCGGCGTGCCCGAGGACCGGATCATCCGCATCGCCACCAGCGACAATTTCTGGATGATGGGCCCCACCGGCCCCTGCGGCCCCTGCACCGAGATCTTCTTCGATCACGGCGAGAAATACTGGGGGGGCCCTCCGGGATCGCCGGAAGAGGATGGCGACCGCTTCGTCGAGATCTGGAACCTCGTCTTCATGCAGAACGAGCAGTTCGAGGACGGCTCGATGCGGGCGCTCGACATGCAGTCGATCGACACCGGCATGGGGATCGAGCGGGTGGCGGCGCTGCTTCAGGGCACCAATGACAACTACGCCACCGACCTCATCCGCGCGCTGATCGAGGCCAGCGCCGATGCCACCAGTACCGATCCGGATGGGCCGGGCAAGACCCATCACCGGGTGATCGCCGACCACCTGCGGTCGAGCTCCTTCCTGATCGCCGACGGGGTGATGCCGTCGAACGATGGGCGCGGCTATGTGCTGCGGCGGATCATGCGCCGGGCGATGCGGCATGCGCATATGCTGGGTTCGAAAGATCCGGTCATGCACCGGCTGGTGCCGTCGCTGGTGCGCCAGATGGGCGCCGCCTATCCGGAGCTTCATCGCGCGCAGCCGCTGATCGAAGAGACGCTGAAGCTGGAGGAAACCCGCTTCAAGCAGACGCTCGACCGCGGGCTGAAGCTGCTGGATGACGAGCTTTCGGGTCTTCCCGAAGGCACGAAACTGCCCGGCGCGTCGGCGTTCAAGCTTTACGACACCTATGGTTTCCCGCTCGATCTCACCCAGGATGCGCTGCGCGAGCGCGGCCGCGAGGTCGATACCGACGGGTTCGATGCCTCCATGGCCGAGCAGAAGGCCAAGGCGCGCGCCGCCTGGTCGGGCACGGGCGAGGCCGGCGATCTGGCGCTCTGGTTCGACATCGCCGAAACCCATGGCGCCACCGATTTCCTCGGCTACGACACCGAGAGCGCCGAGGGCCAGATGCTGGCGCTGGTCAAGGACGGCAAGGAGGTCGACGCGCTGGAGGCCGGCGAGAGCGGCTGGATCGTGCTGAACCAGACGCCGTTCTATGGCGAGAGCGGCGGTCAGGTCGGCGATACCGGCTGGCTGCGCCGGCTGGAGGATGAGGACGACATCGCCGAGGTCACCGACACCCAGAAGATGGGCGACGGCAAGATCTCCGCGCATCAGGTCACGGTGAAACAGGGCCGTTTCGCCAAGAACGACGCGGTTGCGATGGAGGTGGATCACAAGCGCCGCACGGCGATCCGCGCCAACCACTCCGCCACCCACCTGCTGCACGAGGCGCTGCGCCGCGCGCTCGGCGATCACGTCGCACAGCGCGGCTCTCTGAACGCGCCCGACCGGCTGCGTTTCGATTTCAGCCACGCCAAGGCGCTGACGGCGGAGGAGCGGGCGCAGGTCGAGCGTGAGGTGAATGAGTTCATCCGGCAGAACAGCCCGGTGTCGACGCGGATCATGACGCCGGACGATGCCCGCGCCATCGGTGCGCAGGCGCTCTTTGGCGAGAAATACGGCGACGAGGTGCGCGTGGTCTCGATGGGCACGCTGGCGGGCTCCGGCAAGGGCACCGACGGGCAGACCTATTCGCTGGAGCTCTGCGGCGGCACCCATGTGCGCCAGACCGGCGATATCGGCACCTTTGCGCTGACCTCGGAAAGCGCGTCGGCGGCGGGCGTGCGCCGCATCGAGGCCCTGACCGGCGAGGCCGCCATGGCCGAGCTGCGCAGCCGCGACAAGGCGCTGGGAGAGATCGAGGCGCTGCTCAAGGCGCATGGGCCCGAGGCGGTGTCACGGGTGGCCTCGCTGCTCGACGAGCGCCGCAAGCTCGACAACGAGGTGGCGCAGCTGCGCCGCGATCTGGCCATGGCCGGCGGGCCGGGGCAGGGCGGCGGTGCCGAGGCGCGCGAGGTGGGCGGCGTGCCCTTCGTGGCGCAGGTGCTGACCGGCGTGCAGGGCAAGGATCTGCCGCCGCTCATCGACGAGCACAAGGCGCGGCTGGGCTCCGGTGCGGTGCTGCTGATCGCCGATACCGGCGGCAAGGTGGCCGTGGCCGCCGGCGTGACCGGGGATCTGACCGACAAGGTTTCGTCGGTGGATCTGGTCAAGGCGGCGGTTGCGGCGCTCGGCGGCAAGGGCGGCGGCGGTCGTCCGGATCTGGCGCAGGGCGGGGCCAAGGATGCCGCCGAGGCGGAGGCGGCGATCGCGGCGGCGGAAGCCGTGCTGGCGGGCTGA
- a CDS encoding RsmB/NOP family class I SAM-dependent RNA methyltransferase translates to MTPAARIAAAAGILDEIAGGRAAEQALLRWARASRFAGSKDRAAVRDHVFDALRRWRSAAALGGGESGRARMLGLLRQAGTDPDTLFTGAGHAPAPLSVAERAAGSVPEGAEALDLPDWLWPLWSASLGEEAAQAAEELRHRAPVFLRVNSLRATCDSARAALAEEGIATRPHPLAETALEVTEGARGVARSRAFTEGLVELQDAASQAVVAALPLAPGMRLLDYCAGGGGKALAMAARIAGPVAAHDANPARMSDLPARAARAGAEISRIADPKGPYDLVLCDAPCSGSGSWRRAPEGKWRLTEAGLDDLCRTQAQILTAAAALVAPGGTLAYATCSMLTPENGAQVADFLAGHPGWTLGSEHQFLPRDGGDGFYLACLTRRG, encoded by the coding sequence ATGACCCCCGCCGCGCGCATTGCCGCCGCCGCCGGTATTCTCGACGAGATCGCCGGCGGTCGGGCGGCGGAGCAGGCGCTGCTCCGCTGGGCGCGCGCCTCGCGCTTTGCCGGCTCCAAGGACCGGGCGGCGGTGCGCGACCATGTGTTCGACGCGCTGCGCCGCTGGCGCTCCGCCGCCGCCTTGGGGGGCGGCGAGAGCGGGCGGGCGCGGATGCTGGGGTTGCTGCGGCAGGCGGGCACCGATCCCGACACGCTCTTCACCGGCGCCGGCCACGCGCCGGCGCCGCTTTCCGTGGCCGAGCGCGCCGCGGGCAGCGTGCCCGAGGGCGCCGAGGCGCTGGATCTGCCCGACTGGCTCTGGCCGCTCTGGAGCGCCTCCCTGGGCGAGGAGGCGGCGCAAGCGGCCGAGGAGCTGCGCCACCGCGCGCCGGTCTTTCTGCGCGTCAACAGCCTGCGCGCCACGTGTGACAGCGCCCGCGCGGCGCTGGCCGAGGAGGGCATCGCGACCCGCCCGCACCCGCTGGCCGAGACCGCGCTCGAGGTCACCGAGGGCGCGCGCGGCGTCGCCCGTTCGCGTGCCTTTACCGAGGGGCTGGTGGAGCTTCAGGACGCCGCCAGCCAGGCGGTGGTGGCGGCGCTGCCGCTGGCACCCGGCATGCGCCTGCTCGATTACTGTGCCGGCGGCGGCGGCAAGGCGCTGGCCATGGCGGCGCGCATCGCCGGGCCGGTCGCGGCGCATGACGCCAACCCCGCCCGCATGTCCGACCTGCCCGCCCGCGCCGCCCGCGCCGGCGCCGAGATCTCCCGCATCGCCGATCCCAAAGGCCCCTATGACCTCGTGCTCTGCGACGCGCCCTGTTCCGGCAGCGGTTCCTGGCGCCGCGCGCCCGAGGGCAAATGGCGGCTGACAGAGGCCGGGCTCGACGATCTCTGCCGGACCCAGGCGCAGATCCTGACCGCCGCCGCCGCGCTGGTGGCACCGGGCGGCACGCTGGCCTATGCCACCTGTTCCATGCTCACGCCCGAAAACGGCGCGCAGGTGGCGGATTTCCTCGCCGGACATCCCGGCTGGACGCTGGGCAGCGAGCACCAGTTCCTGCCACGCGACGGGGGGGACGGCTTCTATCTTGCCTGCCTGACGCGCCGGGGCTGA